The following coding sequences lie in one Niabella agricola genomic window:
- a CDS encoding SusC/RagA family TonB-linked outer membrane protein, producing the protein MRCLKQGLLSLLTTKVFLAMKLTVFFLLFFTLNIYADGFGQQRINLRVKKTELAEVLRSIEEKTSYRFLYNNDLPALKSKVTFNAKEATIEEVLPVLLFYTDMTFQQMENNLIVIREDPSAKKAITVTGTVTDSSGVPISGVSVLIKGTNIGTVTNEQGKFTLSVPDAKSILVFSAVGFEEQEYPLNGGTQVTISLKSSQQVMDQVVVIGYGTAAKRDLTGSIAKIDGRDIADKPNTNPIASLQGKVAGLSVVNNGTPGQAPDIRIRGTASIGQVKPLYVVDGIFQDNIDYLNPNDIESIEILKDPSSLAIFGVKGATGVIAVTTKRAKSGQVVVNFNTSYGFKTLVDKIRMANAQQFAELYAEELRYAGNTTIPPVIGNANTDWIDAVTRVGKMSINNISISAATERNKLNLGVGYIYDEGIIKHQQLSRFNINFSDEFKINQHIKLGVNLIASRQNNPYDVGSSNTAGGVLDDARKVVPQIPSGTQRVKVRDLYGTPTDSIYQDLYYALDPSLQTAGVVNPLLKLENEWDKVKNIEYRTVGSFFVDINITKDLNWRSTVYADISNVNKRQYTPAYYAYSPVFDSAILYSPTTKVKENDDTYRKFQQDHILTYKKRFGAHNLTATGGFTTYYFGFFGREGNASQSTKIGAKPIPDNSRFWYINNGFQDPLATTATSTQNEYTTVSGLARLLYNYQNKYYFNTSYRRDASSRLYRSVPAQSFWALGAAWEISKEDFFSNLKDHVNFLKLKGSLGVLGNQSAYNQNTGTQLDYPLFPLLANGQTAVFGTNVYTAADEVYFPNPNLKWEQVHSHEIGIEGAALRNRLNFEVNYFSKTTKDLMTFIDNSALGLKSALLNAGSLKNWGTEISAGYNSEIAKDFTVNVSGNITFLKNKVLSLSKDLPSGKVIRGFTNNNAAQSITQVGYPIGYFYGYVVEGLYQSWTDVITSPDASGVGGSYGPGDFKFKDVNGDGVITPDDRTIIGNPTPDFTYGGNLTLSYKGISLGVDIGGVYGNEVFRTWASLESPFQRVNYAEMQTARWHGEGTSNWTPILGQAHRFNYNGSTYNIEDGSYVRIRNLQLSYSLSQKLVSKIGFRNLKIFANVQNLKTWKHNSGYSPEYGGDATAFGFDFGGNAIPRVTSFGLNATF; encoded by the coding sequence ATGAGATGCTTAAAACAGGGCTTGCTGTCCCTACTCACAACAAAAGTTTTTCTTGCCATGAAATTGACGGTGTTTTTTTTGCTGTTTTTCACATTGAATATCTACGCAGATGGATTTGGGCAGCAGCGCATCAATTTAAGAGTAAAGAAAACAGAGCTTGCAGAAGTGCTTCGCTCGATAGAAGAAAAAACTTCTTACCGTTTTTTATACAATAATGATCTTCCGGCCTTAAAATCAAAAGTAACCTTCAATGCAAAGGAAGCTACCATTGAGGAGGTCCTTCCCGTATTGCTGTTTTATACGGATATGACCTTTCAGCAGATGGAAAACAATCTCATTGTGATCCGGGAAGATCCTTCAGCTAAAAAGGCAATAACCGTTACCGGTACCGTTACGGACAGTTCGGGTGTCCCGATATCGGGAGTGTCGGTATTAATAAAAGGAACCAATATCGGCACCGTCACCAACGAACAGGGAAAGTTTACATTATCTGTTCCGGATGCAAAGAGTATACTGGTATTTTCCGCAGTGGGATTTGAAGAACAGGAGTACCCTTTGAACGGCGGTACGCAGGTAACCATTTCGCTAAAGAGTTCCCAACAGGTAATGGACCAGGTGGTGGTGATCGGGTATGGAACCGCTGCAAAGAGGGACCTGACGGGGTCCATCGCAAAAATCGATGGAAGAGATATTGCCGATAAACCCAATACCAACCCCATAGCCTCCCTCCAGGGTAAGGTTGCGGGGCTAAGTGTGGTAAATAACGGCACGCCGGGGCAAGCGCCGGATATCCGGATCAGGGGTACTGCAAGTATCGGCCAGGTTAAGCCATTGTATGTTGTTGACGGGATCTTTCAGGATAATATCGACTACCTGAACCCGAATGATATTGAGTCGATCGAGATTTTGAAAGACCCTTCCTCACTGGCGATATTTGGTGTAAAGGGAGCCACCGGGGTAATTGCGGTGACTACCAAACGGGCCAAGTCGGGTCAGGTGGTGGTTAACTTCAATACTTCATACGGATTTAAAACCCTGGTAGATAAAATCCGCATGGCAAATGCCCAGCAGTTTGCAGAACTTTACGCGGAAGAGCTACGATATGCAGGCAATACAACCATACCTCCGGTAATTGGAAATGCCAATACAGACTGGATTGATGCGGTAACACGTGTGGGAAAAATGAGCATCAATAATATAAGCATCTCAGCAGCCACAGAAAGAAATAAGTTAAATCTCGGCGTGGGGTATATCTATGATGAGGGCATCATTAAGCACCAGCAGCTCAGCCGCTTCAATATCAATTTTTCCGACGAGTTCAAAATAAACCAACACATAAAACTAGGTGTCAACCTGATTGCATCCCGGCAGAACAATCCTTACGATGTGGGCAGCAGTAACACCGCCGGAGGAGTTCTGGATGACGCCCGGAAAGTGGTGCCCCAAATACCCTCGGGAACGCAACGGGTAAAAGTGCGGGATCTCTACGGAACGCCTACGGATTCAATATACCAGGATCTGTATTATGCACTTGATCCCAGCCTGCAAACAGCCGGAGTGGTGAATCCCTTATTAAAACTGGAAAATGAGTGGGACAAAGTTAAGAACATCGAATACCGGACCGTGGGTAGTTTTTTCGTTGATATAAATATTACGAAAGATCTAAACTGGCGGTCTACCGTTTATGCGGATATCAGTAATGTGAACAAGCGCCAATACACGCCCGCTTATTACGCATACAGCCCGGTATTTGACTCCGCCATCCTGTATAGCCCAACAACCAAGGTAAAAGAGAATGATGATACTTACCGCAAATTTCAGCAGGACCATATCTTAACCTATAAGAAGCGTTTTGGGGCACACAATTTAACGGCAACAGGAGGGTTTACTACCTATTATTTTGGCTTCTTCGGAAGAGAAGGAAATGCCAGCCAGTCAACAAAAATAGGAGCCAAGCCCATTCCGGATAACTCCCGTTTCTGGTATATCAACAATGGGTTCCAGGATCCCCTGGCCACTACCGCAACTTCCACTCAGAATGAATATACTACCGTTTCCGGTTTAGCCCGGTTACTGTACAACTATCAGAATAAATATTACTTCAATACTTCTTACCGCCGGGACGCATCATCCCGTTTATACCGGTCGGTTCCTGCGCAAAGCTTCTGGGCATTGGGTGCCGCCTGGGAAATTTCGAAGGAAGACTTTTTTTCCAATCTAAAAGACCATGTTAATTTTTTAAAACTGAAAGGTTCGTTGGGTGTGCTGGGGAACCAAAGTGCTTACAATCAAAATACCGGAACTCAACTGGATTATCCGCTGTTTCCGCTGTTGGCCAACGGACAAACTGCGGTTTTCGGAACCAATGTATATACTGCAGCAGATGAAGTTTATTTCCCCAATCCAAACCTAAAATGGGAGCAGGTACACTCACATGAAATTGGCATTGAAGGAGCTGCACTACGCAACCGGCTGAATTTTGAGGTGAACTATTTTAGTAAAACCACAAAGGACCTGATGACATTTATTGATAACAGCGCACTGGGATTAAAAAGCGCCTTGCTGAATGCGGGAAGCCTTAAGAACTGGGGTACGGAGATTTCTGCTGGGTACAACAGCGAGATCGCAAAAGACTTTACGGTCAATGTATCGGGAAATATTACATTTCTAAAGAACAAGGTGCTTTCACTGAGTAAAGACCTGCCATCCGGAAAGGTGATCCGGGGATTTACCAATAATAATGCGGCACAATCCATCACACAAGTGGGATACCCGATCGGATATTTTTACGGATACGTGGTGGAAGGGCTTTACCAGAGCTGGACGGATGTGATCACATCACCCGATGCCAGTGGTGTGGGCGGATCCTATGGTCCGGGCGACTTTAAATTTAAAGATGTGAATGGAGACGGGGTGATTACCCCGGATGACCGGACCATTATCGGAAATCCCACGCCCGATTTTACATATGGAGGTAACCTGACTCTTTCTTATAAAGGGATCAGCCTGGGTGTGGACATCGGTGGTGTGTACGGTAATGAAGTGTTTCGGACCTGGGCTTCTCTTGAATCACCGTTTCAACGGGTTAACTATGCCGAAATGCAAACGGCAAGATGGCATGGTGAGGGTACTTCGAACTGGACGCCTATTTTGGGCCAGGCACACCGGTTCAATTACAATGGTTCAACTTACAACATCGAAGACGGAAGTTATGTCCGCATCCGGAACCTTCAGTTAAGTTATTCACTTTCCCAAAAGCTTGTTTCAAAGATCGGCTTCCGGAACTTGAAGATTTTTGCCAATGTACAAAACCTGAAAACATGGAAACACAATAGTGGCTACAGCCCGGAATATGGGGGAGATGCTACAGCCTTTGGGTTTGATTTTGGCGGCAATGCGATCCCAAGGGTTACCTCATTTGGATTGAACGCAACATTCTAA
- the rpoN gene encoding RNA polymerase factor sigma-54 — MALGQSLQQKLLQKLSPQQIQLMKLLQVPTANLEERIKEEMEENPALELDEGKHSDDGELKDEFTDGSDSLEEPEHTQDEYDTIDVSDYVHEGDDDIADYKTREDHYGDDENRQLPIKTETSFYDTLENQLGLLSLSDKEHQIAQHIIGSIDEDGYLRRDTPALVDDLAFRQNIETTAAEVESIIQKIQQFDPPGVAARDLTECLLLQLRRQKQEGKDVDKAILAIEKYFDEFTKKHYEKIQRGLGLTEEELKEVMQQIVKLNPKPGGNIGAVNKAESYVVPDFFIMNNNGKLELTLNSRNAPELRISEGYRDMMKEYDRGSKKDKQQKEAVLFIKQKIDAAKWFIDAIRQRQHTLLDTMSAIMEHQEEFFLTGDETTLRPMILKDIAEKTNLDISTVSRVANSKFVQTEFGTYRLKFFFSESLSTDSGEEVSTREVKKILTDLIENESKKHPYSDEKLTELLQEKGYNIARRTVAKYREQLNIPVARLRKELV; from the coding sequence ATGGCTTTAGGACAATCATTACAACAGAAGCTTCTCCAGAAGCTATCCCCCCAGCAGATCCAGTTGATGAAGTTGCTGCAGGTGCCTACAGCCAACCTGGAAGAGCGCATCAAGGAGGAAATGGAAGAAAACCCGGCACTGGAGCTGGATGAAGGCAAGCACAGTGACGACGGGGAGCTGAAGGATGAATTTACAGATGGTTCGGACTCGCTGGAAGAACCAGAGCACACGCAGGATGAGTATGATACCATCGACGTAAGCGATTATGTGCATGAGGGCGATGATGACATTGCTGATTATAAAACCCGCGAAGATCATTACGGGGATGATGAAAACCGGCAGCTGCCCATAAAAACGGAGACCAGCTTTTATGATACCCTGGAAAACCAGTTAGGCTTGCTTTCGCTTTCCGACAAGGAGCACCAGATCGCACAGCATATTATCGGCAGCATTGATGAAGACGGCTACCTGCGCCGCGATACCCCGGCCCTGGTAGATGACCTGGCCTTTCGCCAGAATATTGAAACCACCGCTGCGGAGGTAGAAAGCATTATTCAAAAAATACAGCAGTTTGATCCGCCCGGTGTAGCGGCCCGGGATCTTACAGAATGCCTGCTGTTACAGCTGCGGCGTCAGAAACAGGAAGGAAAAGATGTAGACAAAGCCATACTGGCCATTGAAAAATACTTTGACGAATTTACCAAGAAGCATTACGAAAAAATACAGCGCGGACTGGGCTTAACCGAGGAAGAACTAAAAGAAGTGATGCAGCAGATCGTTAAGCTGAATCCCAAACCCGGTGGCAATATCGGCGCGGTGAATAAGGCCGAAAGCTATGTGGTTCCTGATTTCTTCATTATGAATAATAACGGGAAGCTGGAGCTAACCCTCAACAGCCGCAATGCGCCGGAACTGCGCATCAGCGAAGGATACCGGGATATGATGAAAGAATACGACCGCGGTTCTAAAAAAGATAAACAGCAGAAAGAAGCAGTCCTGTTCATCAAACAAAAGATCGATGCGGCCAAATGGTTCATTGATGCCATCCGCCAGCGCCAGCACACTTTGCTGGATACCATGTCGGCCATTATGGAACACCAGGAAGAGTTTTTTCTTACCGGCGATGAAACCACTTTACGCCCGATGATTCTGAAGGATATTGCAGAAAAGACCAACCTGGATATTTCTACCGTTAGCCGGGTAGCCAACAGCAAATTTGTACAAACGGAATTTGGTACATACCGCTTGAAATTCTTCTTCAGTGAATCGCTGAGTACCGATAGCGGAGAAGAAGTGTCCACGCGGGAGGTTAAGAAGATTCTCACAGACCTTATCGAGAACGAAAGCAAAAAACATCCTTACAGCGATGAAAAACTTACTGAATTGCTGCAGGAAAAAGGGTATAATATTGCGCGCCGCACCGTGGCCAAGTACCGGGAACAGTTAAACATCCCTGTTGCAAGATTGCGGAAGGAACTGGTGTAA
- a CDS encoding RNA polymerase sigma factor, with the protein MRKRIAEGDEAAFTRLYSLFYKRLYHFSLSLVRIPDMANEVVEDVFTRMWVNRSRLTDIHNPAVYLYVAVKNQSLNRLSVKAREWIVSGLDETTTSVAAIGDDPFTQVVTAEMLRRVNSAVEQLPPRCKMIFKLVREDGLRYKEVAEILNISVNTIDVQMATAVRRISESLGISQSIRQKQFQKKK; encoded by the coding sequence TTGCGAAAGCGGATTGCGGAGGGCGATGAAGCTGCGTTTACCCGTTTGTACAGCCTGTTTTATAAACGGCTGTATCATTTTTCGCTTTCCCTTGTGCGCATCCCGGATATGGCCAATGAAGTGGTAGAAGATGTTTTTACGCGAATGTGGGTAAATCGCTCCAGGCTTACAGACATCCATAATCCTGCTGTGTATTTGTATGTGGCCGTAAAAAACCAATCGCTGAACCGGTTATCCGTAAAGGCACGCGAGTGGATCGTTTCCGGTCTGGATGAAACCACTACATCAGTGGCTGCCATCGGCGACGATCCTTTTACACAGGTAGTAACCGCTGAAATGCTGCGCAGGGTAAATAGTGCTGTGGAGCAGCTGCCACCCCGCTGCAAAATGATCTTTAAGCTGGTGCGGGAAGACGGGTTGCGTTATAAAGAGGTAGCGGAGATCTTAAATATATCCGTAAACACCATCGATGTGCAAATGGCTACTGCTGTCAGGCGCATCAGCGAGTCTCTGGGAATCTCCCAATCCATCCGCCAAAAGCAGTTCCAGAAAAAAAAATAA
- a CDS encoding TonB-dependent receptor: MYKPIRAVVLLLTILWLHTTVLKAQTTQASISGLVTDSENKPVAGATVLVYNQSTGFKQTTLTNGKGIYIFNEMPLGGPYYVQITSTGFTDQKKENLFLNQGDALRVNMQMETNVQNLENVTVSSGLKAKVENIGAATAIGSRLMTQLPVNGRNFANLTELSPLAGRNGSISGQLNTSTNYTIDGMNAKNPTSAGPTTSRSGAPYSISIEAVREFKVVTNQYDVTYGRSGGGTVSAVTKSGTNDFHGSVFGFGRANELSSRYDIVGNKRNNNYSTYQYGFSLGGPIIKNKLHFFVAWDHQLDQRSLVIADIQTPQDELRLKIRKDTLDKLIDFARKNFGLSNHAQYGSFPKTRNSDAAFARIDWQINDKNLLTVRNNFTSDRNKLGLIDNTSINLYESAGNDYNRDNSLLATLRTSINSRMTNELKLQHLYTYQSSEPGDELPRANIPRVIVRNIPSVIEGKEYKTNVQFGGHRFAQEGFKNNVIQLVDNFYWNTERIKYVFGVDLMGTFARSIYGSEVNGRFEYNSLTDFFNGKPSLFYRETPINPNQEVQSSIWNIGAYGQLQTRLAKGLDFTGGLRIDYAKYPSAPFNQLVFDELQLRTDSKVNSLIVQPRLQFSWDINEAHTDYIRLGAGIFASDINNYMVINNLVFDGTHLATVDVRGADIPVPDFNGYRSNPSTAPTLPQFQVPTINMNGKDVKVPTVYKANLSYSRYITNRLRAGITGFMTLGRHNYFYLDRNMVTTPYFTISNEDNRGVFVPLETMPASGNADWKKGRISNKLGRVLELNSIGKVNQFAVVVDATWQYFRDGEISASYTWNDNKDNATYNGNVANTATLVLPVKDDPRDLSHMSYSDNQFRHKVVVYGTSPTLAGFTIGVRYTGMGGTRYTLRSGVNSNGDFVTSDNDLAYIFDINDPAVAENVRKGLQAVLDNPKASQSIKDYIRKYNGKMVARNGGINGFFGVLDLHVGKKFKIAGTHTLELSGDLFNVVNFFDRYKGSSKTLGNQAIYSTQSGTAFDAATRQFLYNVNTAGIVTPSGDPYQFQIGLRYSF; this comes from the coding sequence ATGTATAAACCAATCCGGGCAGTTGTACTGCTACTAACCATTTTGTGGCTCCATACCACAGTACTTAAGGCGCAAACCACCCAGGCCTCCATTTCTGGCCTGGTAACCGATTCGGAGAACAAACCGGTAGCAGGTGCAACGGTGCTGGTTTATAATCAATCGACCGGGTTTAAGCAAACCACGCTGACCAATGGTAAGGGTATCTATATTTTTAATGAAATGCCACTGGGTGGTCCCTATTACGTGCAAATCACATCAACCGGGTTTACCGATCAGAAAAAAGAAAACCTGTTTCTGAACCAGGGTGATGCGCTCCGGGTAAACATGCAAATGGAAACCAACGTACAAAACCTGGAAAATGTTACGGTATCCTCCGGCCTCAAGGCAAAGGTCGAAAATATCGGGGCAGCCACCGCAATTGGCTCAAGGCTGATGACACAGCTGCCGGTGAATGGAAGAAATTTTGCAAATCTTACCGAGCTTTCTCCCCTTGCAGGTCGCAATGGAAGTATCTCCGGGCAGCTGAATACTTCCACCAATTATACCATTGACGGTATGAATGCAAAAAACCCCACCTCGGCCGGACCTACCACCAGCCGCAGCGGAGCGCCCTATTCCATCTCCATTGAAGCCGTAAGGGAATTTAAAGTGGTAACGAACCAGTATGACGTTACTTATGGGCGAAGTGGCGGCGGAACGGTAAGTGCCGTAACCAAATCCGGAACCAATGATTTCCACGGATCGGTTTTCGGATTCGGCCGGGCCAATGAACTTTCATCGCGCTATGATATAGTAGGCAACAAGCGTAATAACAACTACTCTACCTACCAGTATGGTTTTTCACTGGGCGGTCCGATTATTAAAAATAAGCTGCATTTTTTTGTAGCCTGGGACCATCAGCTGGATCAGCGCTCGCTGGTCATTGCCGATATCCAAACGCCGCAGGACGAACTGCGGTTGAAAATAAGAAAAGATACGCTGGACAAGCTCATCGATTTTGCCCGGAAAAACTTTGGCTTGTCGAACCATGCACAGTATGGGTCTTTTCCAAAAACACGTAATTCGGATGCCGCATTTGCACGGATCGACTGGCAGATCAATGATAAAAACCTGCTGACTGTTCGCAACAATTTTACCAGCGACCGCAATAAACTTGGGTTGATCGATAATACATCTATTAACCTGTATGAGTCGGCCGGAAATGATTACAACCGCGACAACAGCCTGCTGGCCACGTTAAGAACTTCGATAAATTCCCGCATGACCAACGAGCTTAAGTTACAGCACCTGTATACGTACCAGAGCAGTGAACCAGGAGATGAACTGCCCCGCGCCAATATCCCCCGCGTTATTGTGCGCAACATTCCCTCCGTTATTGAAGGAAAGGAATATAAGACCAACGTGCAGTTTGGCGGGCATCGTTTTGCGCAGGAAGGATTTAAAAACAACGTGATCCAGCTGGTGGACAATTTTTACTGGAATACGGAGCGGATCAAATACGTATTTGGTGTTGACCTGATGGGTACATTTGCGCGATCCATATACGGCAGTGAGGTAAACGGAAGGTTTGAGTATAACAGTCTGACCGACTTTTTCAACGGCAAACCCAGCCTCTTCTATCGTGAAACGCCTATTAACCCGAACCAGGAAGTGCAATCTTCCATCTGGAATATTGGGGCCTATGGGCAGCTGCAAACAAGGCTTGCAAAAGGGCTTGATTTTACGGGCGGGCTCCGGATTGACTATGCCAAATATCCTTCTGCTCCATTCAACCAGCTCGTATTTGATGAGCTGCAATTACGTACCGATAGTAAAGTAAACTCGCTGATTGTGCAACCCCGTTTACAGTTCAGCTGGGATATCAATGAAGCGCATACCGACTATATCCGGCTTGGCGCAGGCATTTTTGCATCGGATATCAACAATTATATGGTGATCAATAACCTCGTTTTTGACGGAACCCACCTCGCTACGGTAGATGTAAGAGGAGCAGATATACCCGTTCCGGATTTTAACGGCTATCGCAGCAACCCGTCTACGGCTCCTACATTACCGCAGTTCCAGGTGCCTACCATTAACATGAACGGGAAGGATGTAAAAGTGCCCACTGTTTATAAGGCCAATCTTTCGTATTCGCGGTATATTACCAATCGCCTGAGAGCCGGTATTACCGGGTTTATGACATTGGGCCGGCATAACTATTTCTACCTGGACCGGAATATGGTAACAACGCCTTATTTTACGATTTCCAACGAGGACAACAGGGGCGTATTTGTACCGCTGGAAACGATGCCCGCCAGCGGCAATGCCGACTGGAAAAAAGGCCGTATCAGTAATAAGCTGGGCCGGGTACTGGAGCTGAACAGTATTGGAAAAGTAAACCAGTTTGCAGTGGTGGTGGATGCGACCTGGCAATACTTCCGCGATGGAGAGATCTCCGCCAGTTATACCTGGAATGATAATAAAGACAATGCCACCTATAACGGGAATGTGGCCAATACGGCAACGCTGGTATTGCCGGTGAAAGATGATCCCCGTGACCTGAGTCATATGTCATATTCCGATAACCAGTTCCGGCATAAGGTGGTGGTTTACGGCACTTCTCCAACGCTTGCGGGCTTTACCATTGGTGTACGGTATACCGGTATGGGCGGTACCCGGTATACACTGCGTTCCGGTGTAAACAGCAATGGCGATTTTGTAACCAGCGACAACGATCTGGCCTATATCTTTGATATCAATGATCCGGCCGTTGCCGAAAACGTTCGTAAAGGGCTCCAGGCTGTGCTGGACAATCCCAAAGCCAGCCAGAGCATTAAAGATTATATCCGGAAATATAATGGAAAGATGGTGGCTCGCAACGGAGGGATCAACGGGTTCTTTGGTGTCCTGGATCTTCACGTAGGAAAAAAATTCAAAATCGCAGGCACGCATACGCTGGAGCTCTCGGGTGATCTGTTCAACGTGGTAAACTTCTTCGACCGATACAAGGGGTCCAGCAAAACCCTGGGCAACCAGGCCATTTATTCAACCCAGTCGGGAACGGCATTTGATGCAGCAACGCGACAGTTTTTGTATAACGTCAATACTGCCGGTATCGTTACTCCTTCGGGTGATCCGTACCAGTTCCAGATCGGACTGCGGTATAGCTTCTAA
- a CDS encoding FecR family protein codes for MRDDDFIWNLMARAIYGEATASEKQALQEYLAKNPELQQQFELLHQLLSRSAGSGHATQDDYTEQVRVLLAKTGSPISPMTAVPRNVRRKWFYYGAAAAAVIALAYWSMTQMHVPASRGIQRDRYPLALAAPKGARKQLLLPDGSKVWLNGGSRLFYVTDFKSRTREVKLEGEAFFDVAHAYTTDGVKRPFIVHAGNIDIKVLGTAFNVKAYTNEAVTTAVLYRGLISVTKHDGERNFQPVLLYPNQKLMIPNALVAENPATGTPPEAIKIEAIDSTKAEEARVETAWMYNRLEFRGDDFVTLVHKMEQWYNVTIHFTDEAVKRLRFNGSFEKETMAQALEALRLATPFNYKIENNEVFISSAR; via the coding sequence ATGAGAGATGATGATTTCATATGGAATCTGATGGCCCGCGCCATCTACGGAGAGGCGACGGCGTCCGAAAAACAGGCCTTGCAGGAATACCTTGCAAAAAATCCGGAGTTGCAGCAACAATTTGAGTTGTTGCATCAGCTGCTAAGCCGATCGGCAGGCAGTGGTCATGCAACACAGGATGACTACACGGAGCAGGTGCGGGTATTGCTGGCAAAGACAGGATCTCCCATTTCACCAATGACTGCTGTTCCAAGAAATGTCCGCAGGAAGTGGTTTTATTACGGCGCTGCTGCAGCGGCCGTTATTGCACTGGCATACTGGAGCATGACGCAGATGCATGTTCCCGCCAGCAGGGGAATACAGCGGGACCGTTACCCGCTGGCCCTGGCTGCTCCGAAGGGAGCACGCAAGCAACTGCTGTTGCCGGACGGAAGCAAAGTTTGGTTAAATGGGGGATCCCGCCTGTTTTATGTAACGGATTTTAAAAGTCGCACCCGCGAAGTGAAACTTGAGGGCGAAGCCTTCTTTGATGTTGCGCATGCTTATACAACCGACGGCGTAAAACGCCCGTTTATTGTACATGCAGGAAACATCGACATAAAAGTGCTCGGAACAGCGTTTAACGTAAAGGCCTATACGAACGAGGCGGTTACCACCGCTGTATTATACCGCGGTTTGATCAGCGTTACCAAACACGACGGAGAAAGGAATTTTCAGCCGGTATTGCTTTATCCCAATCAGAAATTAATGATTCCCAATGCGCTTGTTGCTGAAAATCCGGCAACGGGAACGCCCCCGGAAGCTATAAAAATTGAAGCCATTGATAGTACAAAAGCCGAGGAAGCACGCGTGGAAACCGCGTGGATGTATAACCGGCTGGAGTTCAGGGGCGATGACTTTGTAACCCTGGTACACAAAATGGAACAATGGTACAATGTAACGATTCATTTTACAGACGAAGCGGTAAAACGGTTGCGTTTTAACGGGTCGTTTGAGAAAGAAACAATGGCCCAGGCACTGGAAGCATTAAGGCTGGCAACTCCCTTTAATTATAAAATCGAAAACAATGAAGTATTTATCAGTTCAGCCCGGTAA